The following are encoded in a window of Telmatobacter sp. DSM 110680 genomic DNA:
- a CDS encoding ATPase domain-containing protein produces MPSSAAIRQQIESDFQHRYPSALTPAARTIRETAATGITEIDNLLNGGLPVGAISEITGRVSSGRTTIALSFLARRTQDGNVCAWIDANDALDPESAAANGISLKHLLWVRCRTSIVGKSSPAIQHSHNEINQHWTRLDQSILASDLLLQAGGFAAIVLDLADEAIEHGSRIPLATWFRFKQAADRTRCSLVVLGKTAYAQSSAAVVLECLPGRMDTASGTVVRGYSYSARLGRERLSPLASLNRKPSATSWSSQAPWDREKRA; encoded by the coding sequence ATGCCCTCTTCAGCCGCAATCCGCCAACAGATCGAGAGTGATTTTCAGCATCGCTATCCATCTGCTCTTACCCCAGCTGCGAGAACCATTCGCGAAACTGCGGCTACTGGCATTACCGAAATCGACAATTTACTTAATGGTGGATTACCTGTCGGAGCCATTAGTGAAATTACTGGCCGGGTATCGTCAGGGCGAACAACAATAGCGCTATCTTTTCTTGCTCGTCGCACGCAGGATGGAAATGTCTGCGCTTGGATCGATGCAAACGATGCACTTGATCCGGAATCGGCAGCAGCGAATGGCATCAGTCTAAAACATCTTCTATGGGTTCGATGCAGGACTTCGATCGTCGGAAAATCATCCCCAGCTATACAACACTCACACAATGAGATAAATCAGCATTGGACGCGCTTAGATCAATCAATCCTCGCTTCTGATCTGCTGTTACAAGCCGGCGGCTTCGCAGCCATTGTCCTTGATCTGGCGGATGAAGCAATTGAGCACGGCAGTCGCATTCCACTCGCGACTTGGTTCAGATTCAAGCAGGCCGCAGATCGCACAAGATGCAGTCTGGTCGTGCTTGGCAAAACCGCATACGCGCAATCGAGCGCTGCAGTTGTTCTTGAGTGTCTGCCCGGTCGTATGGACACAGCTTCTGGGACCGTAGTTCGCGGATATAGTTATAGCGCGCGTCTTGGTAGAGAGCGTTTATCACCACTTGCCAGTCTCAATCGAAAACCGTCTGCAACCTCCTGGTCTTCACAAGCACCGTGGGATCGCGAGAAGCGTGCATGA
- a CDS encoding tryptophanase yields the protein MSVRTIIEPFRIKSVEPIRWTTREQREELLKAAHYNLFLLHADDVLIDLLTDSGTGAMSTHQWAAIMEGDESYAGSRSYDRFRNSVHDIVGYTHIIPTHQGRAAERILFGVTCKKGDVVPNNTHFDTTRANVEFVGAEAVDLLIPEGRQPSLQYPFKGNMDVVALEALIARVGRERIPLVMLTVTNNSGGGQPVSMENVRQVSAICKRHRIPLYFDACRFAENAWFIKLREPGYADKTPKEIAQEMFRYGDGCTMSAKKDGMANIGGFLCTSNDLLAQQEKDLLILTEGYPTYGGLAGRDLEAIAVGIQEALQVDYLRYRIASTAYLGNHIAEGGVPIVQPPGGHAIYIDARAFLPHIPSSQFPGVALASELYLEGGVRSVEIGTLMFANAAQMDLVRLAMPRRVYTQSHVDYLVEVILEVFRNRAQIRGMRLTHEAPFLRHFTAHLAPI from the coding sequence ATGTCAGTAAGAACTATCATCGAACCATTTCGCATTAAGAGCGTAGAACCAATTCGCTGGACGACCCGCGAGCAGCGAGAGGAGTTGTTGAAGGCTGCGCACTACAACTTGTTTCTGCTGCATGCTGATGACGTGCTCATCGATCTGCTCACGGATTCGGGGACTGGGGCAATGTCTACGCATCAGTGGGCTGCCATTATGGAAGGCGATGAGAGCTATGCTGGAAGCCGCAGCTACGATCGCTTCCGCAACTCAGTCCATGACATTGTTGGGTACACACACATTATCCCGACGCACCAGGGTAGGGCGGCCGAACGAATTTTGTTCGGCGTGACATGTAAAAAAGGCGATGTTGTTCCCAACAACACGCACTTTGATACGACCCGTGCCAACGTTGAGTTTGTTGGCGCAGAAGCGGTAGACCTGCTTATCCCTGAGGGACGTCAGCCTTCATTGCAGTATCCCTTCAAGGGAAATATGGATGTGGTGGCACTTGAAGCATTGATAGCGCGCGTAGGCCGAGAGCGCATTCCGCTAGTGATGCTAACCGTGACCAACAACTCCGGCGGCGGCCAGCCTGTATCCATGGAGAACGTTCGCCAGGTAAGTGCGATCTGCAAACGTCATAGAATTCCACTCTACTTTGATGCGTGCCGCTTCGCAGAGAACGCATGGTTTATCAAACTGCGGGAGCCAGGATATGCCGATAAGACTCCCAAAGAAATTGCGCAGGAAATGTTCCGCTACGGCGACGGCTGCACCATGTCGGCCAAGAAAGACGGCATGGCAAACATTGGCGGTTTTCTGTGCACTAGTAACGACCTGCTTGCACAACAGGAAAAAGATCTTCTCATCCTGACCGAAGGATATCCGACGTACGGTGGCCTTGCCGGGCGAGACCTCGAGGCAATTGCTGTAGGAATTCAGGAAGCGCTGCAAGTGGATTATCTGCGCTATCGGATTGCGTCGACTGCTTATCTCGGCAACCATATAGCTGAGGGCGGAGTTCCCATCGTTCAACCCCCGGGTGGTCACGCTATATATATTGATGCTCGCGCTTTCCTTCCCCATATTCCTTCAAGTCAATTTCCTGGGGTTGCTTTGGCTTCCGAGTTGTACCTCGAAGGAGGCGTCCGTTCGGTTGAAATCGGTACCTTGATGTTTGCTAATGCGGCCCAAATGGATCTCGTTCGACTTGCAATGCCACGTCGTGTTTATACCCAAAGCCATGTCGATTATTTGGTTGAAGTCATTCTTGAAGTTTTTAGGAATCGCGCGCAAATTCGCGGCATGCGCCTGACGCATGAAGCACCCTTTTTGCGACACTTTACTGCTCATCTTGCGCCTATTTAA
- a CDS encoding tetratricopeptide repeat protein, giving the protein MIFPLWFVEYSVIAQPQNFALIQTGSQSHVGRYTYIPMIGLSLAVVWEIAERLQPWPGFRVALAATVTAACMTFTWLQVQYWRDYISLYQHVVAVVPENYLAYFNLASALVAQGKTDEAIAQLREAVRVRPYYVPARAELGQLLAREGHADKALSELQTAAKLRPDDSVAHFRSDLFCARWDPPAMPQPNSPGRFACSLKMERRITTSESLLLRKTECGRRHASLTDRTLTAGRCEARFNGESPWRGWASWTIPSFSFQKRYGSSRISPTLTELSNRR; this is encoded by the coding sequence GTGATTTTCCCGTTGTGGTTTGTCGAGTACTCCGTCATCGCACAACCACAGAATTTTGCCTTGATTCAGACTGGCTCGCAATCCCACGTCGGCCGCTACACCTACATCCCTATGATCGGCCTGTCGCTTGCCGTGGTTTGGGAAATTGCGGAGCGCCTCCAGCCATGGCCCGGGTTCCGCGTGGCGCTGGCCGCGACGGTGACAGCGGCGTGCATGACCTTCACCTGGCTTCAGGTGCAGTACTGGCGTGACTACATCTCGCTCTACCAGCACGTCGTCGCGGTGGTACCGGAGAACTATCTGGCGTACTTCAATCTGGCATCTGCCTTGGTCGCTCAAGGCAAGACCGATGAAGCAATTGCGCAACTTCGTGAAGCTGTTCGCGTACGCCCCTACTACGTCCCTGCGCGCGCCGAGCTCGGCCAGCTCCTGGCCCGCGAGGGACATGCCGACAAGGCGCTCAGCGAGTTGCAGACAGCTGCGAAGCTGAGACCGGATGACAGTGTGGCTCACTTCCGGTCGGATCTGTTTTGCGCACGCTGGGACCCCCCGGCGATGCCGCAGCCGAATTCTCCCGGGCGGTTCGCTTGCAGCCTGAAAATGGAGAGGCGCATTACCACCTCGGAATCGCTCTTGCTCAGGAAGACAGAGTGCGGGAGGCGGCACGCGAGTTTGACGGACCGTACGCTTACGGCCGGACGATGCGAAGCGCGTTTCAACGGGGAATCTCCCTGGCGAGGTTGGGCAAGTTGGACGATTCCATCGTTCAGTTTTCAGAAGCGGTACGGCTCAAGCCGGATTTCGCCGACGCTCACCGAGCTCTCGAACAGGCGATAA
- a CDS encoding Ig-like domain repeat protein → MKHDEPLSAGFRAMIGMLGVVTGTGRKDARDCVAKTIRSHWCTVSVWIVTSALATGIAYAIGSPMTTPQLTSPSISGTEVYGNPLYFSCRLTYGGAGMSGQSVGFYVDGNMIGSATTNSTGTANYTSTSITAGSHGATCKYQSTTSGTTNFTEAKATPTLSVATSGSPSIYGNSVTFTATISSGPTGNVTFYNGGASFCTGTISGTTASCASNSLTAGSHTITAGYGGNTNYNSVTSSGITQNVNRATPTITWPTPAPITYGTALNSTQLDATASTQGTFAYSPAAGTILNGGSQTLSVTFSPTDSTDFTTSTASVQITVNPAAPAFLNISTSGTPANYQTAVTFTATIASGPTGSINFYDGAAMIGSATIGGTTATYTTSTLTPGTHMISAAWPGNIDYGPISSSQISQTINGALLYSYLVPSGGYDGVGNLKNYTDAVTGSWSVSYDTLNRIMGGGSSKGSYPYYCWSYDGFGNRTAQESSNTTFSAGSGGPSPCQTTGGIGQSAWAQYNGTVNGSNSNQMSATSSNLNQGNCYDTSGDVTCDGTYQYLYDAEGRVCAVLNSLAGTMTGYLYNAEGIRVAKGTISSWSCAPSNGFQTTTDYVLGPGGEQVTELSVSGTSITWAHTNVWAAGKLFATYETAGNKLHFYQDDPLGTRRSQTDPNGAQEQTCSSLPYGDGESCTPAPTEHLFTGKERDFESGNDYFGARYYASTMGRWLSPDWSAKIVPVPYAKLDNPQSLNLYAYVGNNPLGRADLDGHEVDLNGTKDEKAEEVRRIAGTATRTDKNGVTESSLFKPSTDKSGKTTMVLNDNAAAKWSGGHSKAFNDLVGVITNKDVASIYLEDNHVKGCMCDWNHGQVDGSGHYSVFLTMYPTGADTAAPLHNGNSPEMIAGHEVLGHFQSWMKGNPHFGDEGPGSPAFDYENRWLRPQFQLAHPNGPITGPRLDNEP, encoded by the coding sequence ATGAAGCACGACGAACCGCTCTCCGCAGGATTTCGGGCGATGATAGGGATGCTGGGAGTAGTCACCGGAACTGGGCGTAAGGATGCGCGCGATTGTGTTGCCAAAACCATCCGCTCTCATTGGTGTACGGTGTCAGTCTGGATTGTCACATCCGCACTGGCAACCGGAATCGCATACGCCATCGGCAGTCCCATGACAACTCCACAACTGACCTCTCCAAGTATCTCGGGAACGGAGGTATATGGCAACCCGCTCTATTTTTCCTGCAGACTCACCTATGGCGGCGCGGGAATGTCGGGTCAAAGCGTAGGTTTTTATGTGGACGGAAATATGATCGGGTCCGCAACCACGAACAGCACTGGAACGGCTAACTACACTAGTACTTCGATAACGGCTGGGAGCCATGGCGCCACCTGTAAGTATCAGAGCACAACGAGCGGCACGACAAATTTCACAGAGGCGAAGGCGACGCCCACGCTATCGGTAGCAACCTCCGGATCGCCTTCGATCTATGGGAACTCCGTAACCTTTACGGCTACCATATCGAGCGGTCCGACCGGAAACGTCACCTTCTACAACGGAGGCGCGTCGTTCTGCACTGGAACCATCAGCGGTACGACCGCAAGCTGCGCCTCGAATTCCCTCACTGCCGGATCTCATACGATCACCGCCGGCTATGGCGGAAACACGAACTATAATTCGGTCACATCGAGCGGCATTACCCAAAACGTCAATAGGGCAACACCAACGATTACCTGGCCTACCCCGGCACCAATCACCTATGGAACAGCGCTCAACTCGACCCAGCTCGATGCAACTGCCAGCACGCAAGGGACATTTGCTTACTCTCCAGCGGCAGGTACGATCCTGAATGGCGGATCTCAGACACTCTCTGTAACGTTCAGCCCGACCGACAGCACCGACTTCACGACATCGACGGCATCTGTGCAGATCACCGTGAATCCGGCGGCTCCGGCATTTCTGAATATCTCGACGTCCGGCACGCCTGCAAACTATCAGACCGCCGTTACATTCACAGCAACGATTGCCAGCGGGCCGACCGGCTCAATCAACTTTTACGATGGCGCTGCAATGATCGGCAGCGCCACAATCGGCGGAACTACGGCAACGTATACGACATCTACGCTCACGCCGGGAACGCACATGATCTCGGCAGCCTGGCCCGGCAACATCGATTACGGTCCTATCTCGTCGTCGCAGATCTCGCAAACCATCAATGGTGCCCTCTTGTACAGCTACTTGGTGCCTTCGGGTGGGTACGACGGCGTCGGAAATCTTAAGAACTATACGGATGCGGTGACTGGGAGTTGGAGTGTAAGCTACGACACCTTGAACCGGATCATGGGTGGAGGGTCGAGCAAAGGGAGCTATCCCTACTACTGCTGGAGCTATGACGGCTTTGGAAACCGCACTGCGCAGGAAAGTTCGAATACCACGTTTTCCGCCGGGTCCGGCGGTCCTTCTCCTTGCCAGACTACGGGCGGAATTGGTCAGAGTGCGTGGGCACAGTATAACGGGACAGTGAACGGCTCAAATAGCAACCAAATGAGCGCAACAAGTTCGAATTTGAATCAGGGGAACTGTTACGACACTTCCGGCGACGTGACGTGCGATGGCACGTACCAATATCTGTATGATGCCGAGGGCAGAGTCTGTGCCGTTTTGAACTCATTAGCCGGTACGATGACAGGCTATTTGTACAACGCAGAGGGAATACGCGTAGCCAAGGGAACCATCTCATCGTGGAGTTGCGCTCCCAGCAACGGATTTCAGACAACGACCGATTATGTGCTGGGACCGGGAGGCGAGCAAGTGACCGAGCTTTCAGTGAGTGGCACATCCATCACTTGGGCCCACACCAACGTCTGGGCGGCTGGAAAGCTGTTCGCAACTTACGAGACTGCTGGCAACAAGCTTCATTTTTACCAGGACGATCCACTCGGGACTAGGCGTTCGCAGACGGACCCTAACGGCGCGCAAGAGCAGACCTGCTCGAGCTTACCCTACGGGGACGGCGAGTCTTGTACCCCCGCACCTACAGAGCACTTGTTTACCGGCAAAGAACGTGACTTCGAATCAGGCAATGACTACTTCGGAGCAAGATATTACGCATCTACGATGGGCCGTTGGTTGAGTCCTGACTGGTCCGCGAAAATCGTACCCGTACCCTACGCGAAGCTCGATAATCCTCAAAGCCTGAACCTCTATGCCTACGTTGGCAATAACCCGCTTGGCCGGGCTGACCTCGATGGGCACGAGGTCGATTTGAATGGGACAAAAGATGAGAAGGCTGAGGAGGTCCGCAGAATAGCAGGGACTGCTACGCGGACCGACAAGAATGGTGTCACAGAATCCTCACTCTTCAAGCCAAGCACTGATAAAAGTGGGAAGACCACAATGGTGCTCAATGACAATGCTGCAGCAAAGTGGTCTGGAGGGCATTCCAAGGCTTTCAATGACTTAGTCGGAGTGATTACGAATAAGGATGTCGCTTCAATCTATCTTGAAGACAATCATGTCAAAGGGTGCATGTGCGACTGGAACCACGGCCAAGTTGATGGCTCGGGGCATTACTCGGTCTTCCTGACGATGTATCCGACTGGCGCCGACACGGCTGCGCCATTGCACAACGGAAATTCACCGGAAATGATCGCGGGGCATGAAGTCTTGGGGCATTTCCAATCCTGGATGAAAGGTAATCCTCACTTCGGAGATGAAGGCCCAGGATCGCCCGCCTTCGATTATGAAAATCGGTGGCTTCGGCCACAGTTCCAACTGGCTCACCCGAATGGCCCAATAACGGGACCTCGTTTGGATAATGAGCCATAA
- a CDS encoding RHS repeat-associated core domain-containing protein: protein MMHTYASAPEMHLWRSLFTGKERDAESGNDYFGARYYASSMGRFLSPDWSAKVAPVPYAKLDDPQSLNLYAYVRNNPLSRIDADGHYDDKCGAGDKKCEKGVDKFDKQLQKDLKSKSIKVRNAAAAWGARGDHNGIGVRFVTQQQMDADAHTAPGYQTNAMVTPGATADHKLTIDAEFSENNSGSNLGQVIAHEGSHIEDDANFINTYNSATGMYFAGANFSHRSTEFQAFEAGAGVKAYSEFQRGQKGYQQLDDYITKAYPNADQDVFDPARFPQQ from the coding sequence ATGATGCACACCTACGCGAGCGCTCCCGAAATGCATCTTTGGCGGTCGCTGTTCACCGGCAAAGAACGTGACGCCGAATCAGGCAATGACTACTTCGGGGCAAGGTACTACGCAAGCTCAATGGGAAGATTTCTTTCGCCCGATTGGTCTGCCAAAGTCGCACCCGTACCGTATGCCAAACTGGACGATCCCCAATCGCTGAACCTCTATGCATATGTCCGCAACAATCCACTGAGTAGGATCGACGCCGATGGGCATTACGACGACAAGTGCGGCGCTGGGGACAAGAAATGCGAAAAAGGAGTAGATAAGTTCGATAAGCAGCTTCAAAAGGACCTGAAGTCGAAGAGCATCAAGGTTCGAAATGCTGCGGCAGCGTGGGGTGCTAGAGGGGATCACAATGGCATTGGAGTAAGGTTTGTGACTCAGCAACAGATGGACGCTGATGCTCATACAGCACCGGGATATCAGACGAACGCTATGGTGACACCCGGAGCTACCGCTGATCACAAGTTGACTATCGATGCGGAGTTCTCAGAAAACAACTCCGGTTCGAATCTCGGGCAGGTAATTGCTCATGAGGGATCGCACATCGAGGACGACGCTAACTTTATAAACACCTACAACTCCGCAACAGGTATGTACTTCGCTGGCGCGAACTTCTCTCATCGCTCCACAGAATTTCAGGCCTTCGAAGCTGGCGCAGGAGTGAAGGCATACTCCGAGTTCCAGAGGGGGCAAAAGGGCTACCAGCAATTGGATGATTACATCACGAAAGCTTATCCAAATGCTGATCAGGATGTGTTCGATCCGGCGAGGTTCCCCCAACAATGA
- the mobF gene encoding MobF family relaxase encodes MLVLGAEIMLTISRALSSGQVQTYHSREFASEKQNYWSRDRHALSEWRGTLSTEWELRGSVRADHFARLSEGLHPESGAQLVKHQPARTYENEYGKEITSAEHRAGWDATFSAPKSVSLTALVGGDNRVREAHRESVRAALQELQRYTQARIGNIHVPETTGKFVAATFEHDTARPVDGYAAPQLHTHAMIFNVTERENGQTRALQERSLFQSQRYVTSVYRSELALRLQKLGYEIERGEHGQPEIRGYTQEYLDASSPRREQIKGHLQEIGREGAGAAQVAAHRTRDKKEIQSQDEVLRRHRELCAQFGYQAERVVAQAKEHSHQHQQPERTAQQAAMYARNHVFERSAVQDERAILQSMLDRGMGVLSYGQARQEFARRVATGEFRSVGHREGHAAPRYTTGEMVRMERETIERMQAGNHHSFRDPMLVSPQVRIPTEDRHPELNSSQRAAVDEIFVSREKIIGLEGIAGAGKTMTLGVIREGAEAEGYRVEGFAPTSRAAQKLAEAGIESSTLQLHLARGEQPDSGKKRLYVLDESSLASTRQMYEFVQRLHSNDRVLLVGDTRQHEAVEAGRPFAQLQEAGMKTVSLDQILRQRDPELRAAVEQLARGDVRQAVAGLDAQGRVHEVGNREERIAAIAREYARSPESTLVVSPDNRSRSDINERIRGELQSRGVVSRNECTTTVLVPRQEMTGADRTWAQQYQVNDILRYSRSSHETGIGKGEYARVVSIDAKKNLLTVARTNGTEQTYDPRRQMGVTVYREQEKAFSVGDRIQFTAPNSELKIANRELGTVKDITSHGAMRIRLDSGRRMTFDPAQDPHLDHGYAVTSHSSQGQTADRVLIHVDTDLAAKDMLNSRMAYVSVSRGQWDAQIFTNDRGTLGNALSHDVSHESAHQPQQTITPVSRDIGRTHQMEHDFGAGIGMGF; translated from the coding sequence GTGCTCGTCCTCGGAGCCGAGATCATGTTGACCATCTCCAGGGCCCTTTCCTCAGGGCAGGTTCAAACCTATCACTCTCGCGAGTTTGCGTCTGAGAAGCAGAACTACTGGAGCCGCGACAGACACGCACTCAGCGAATGGCGAGGCACTCTTTCGACGGAGTGGGAATTGCGCGGCTCCGTCAGAGCAGACCATTTCGCACGATTGAGTGAAGGTCTGCATCCGGAGAGCGGCGCGCAGCTTGTCAAGCACCAGCCAGCTAGAACCTACGAGAACGAATACGGCAAGGAGATCACCAGTGCTGAACATCGTGCTGGATGGGATGCGACATTCTCCGCGCCGAAATCGGTCTCACTCACCGCACTTGTGGGCGGCGATAACCGAGTGCGAGAGGCACATCGGGAAAGTGTTCGCGCTGCGCTTCAGGAACTCCAACGATACACACAGGCACGCATCGGCAATATTCATGTGCCGGAAACAACAGGAAAATTCGTCGCGGCCACGTTTGAGCATGATACCGCACGGCCCGTGGATGGCTATGCTGCACCGCAACTTCACACGCATGCGATGATTTTCAACGTTACAGAGCGAGAGAACGGCCAGACGCGTGCACTTCAAGAACGCAGTCTCTTTCAGTCGCAGCGATATGTGACCAGCGTCTACCGTTCCGAACTTGCCTTGCGGCTCCAGAAGCTTGGCTATGAGATCGAGAGGGGTGAACACGGTCAGCCGGAGATTAGGGGATACACGCAGGAGTACCTGGACGCATCGAGTCCACGGCGAGAGCAAATTAAAGGACACCTGCAGGAGATCGGAAGAGAGGGTGCGGGCGCCGCTCAGGTCGCCGCACATCGGACGCGGGACAAGAAGGAAATTCAGTCGCAGGATGAAGTTTTACGCCGGCATCGCGAATTGTGCGCACAATTCGGGTACCAGGCCGAACGCGTCGTAGCACAGGCAAAAGAACACTCCCATCAACATCAGCAGCCTGAGAGGACTGCGCAACAGGCGGCGATGTATGCGCGGAATCATGTCTTCGAGCGCTCTGCTGTTCAGGACGAGAGGGCAATTCTGCAATCTATGCTTGATCGCGGAATGGGTGTGCTCAGTTACGGTCAGGCGCGACAGGAATTCGCGCGCCGTGTGGCAACAGGCGAGTTTCGCTCTGTTGGACACAGGGAAGGTCACGCCGCTCCGCGCTATACCACCGGCGAGATGGTCCGCATGGAGAGAGAGACCATAGAGCGGATGCAGGCCGGGAATCATCACTCTTTCCGCGATCCGATGCTGGTTTCGCCGCAGGTGCGCATTCCGACGGAGGACCGCCATCCCGAACTCAATTCTTCACAGCGAGCAGCCGTGGACGAGATCTTTGTTTCGCGCGAGAAGATCATCGGACTCGAAGGCATTGCCGGTGCAGGGAAGACAATGACGCTAGGCGTCATTCGCGAGGGAGCGGAAGCCGAGGGATATCGAGTCGAAGGCTTTGCACCAACATCTCGAGCTGCGCAGAAGTTGGCTGAAGCGGGGATCGAGAGTTCAACACTGCAACTGCACCTCGCACGAGGTGAACAGCCGGATAGCGGCAAGAAGAGATTGTACGTGCTCGACGAATCCTCTCTTGCCTCTACCCGCCAGATGTACGAGTTTGTACAGCGTCTGCATTCGAATGATCGCGTCTTATTAGTCGGAGACACGCGGCAGCACGAGGCCGTAGAAGCAGGCCGACCCTTTGCGCAGCTTCAGGAAGCCGGGATGAAGACCGTCAGTCTGGATCAGATTCTCCGGCAGCGCGATCCCGAGTTGAGAGCAGCAGTCGAGCAATTGGCACGCGGTGACGTTCGGCAGGCTGTCGCTGGCCTCGACGCTCAAGGCCGGGTGCACGAGGTAGGCAATCGAGAGGAACGAATTGCGGCAATCGCCCGTGAGTATGCGCGATCTCCCGAGAGCACACTGGTGGTCTCCCCTGACAATAGATCACGGAGCGATATCAATGAGCGCATTCGCGGCGAGCTGCAATCGCGCGGCGTGGTGAGTCGCAATGAATGTACCACGACTGTGCTAGTGCCGCGGCAGGAGATGACAGGCGCAGATCGAACCTGGGCGCAACAGTATCAGGTCAACGACATTCTCCGTTATTCACGCAGTTCGCACGAGACCGGCATCGGCAAAGGTGAATATGCCCGCGTGGTGAGCATCGATGCCAAGAAAAACTTGCTGACGGTTGCGCGTACAAACGGAACTGAACAGACGTACGACCCGCGCCGGCAGATGGGTGTCACAGTCTACCGCGAACAAGAGAAGGCCTTTTCCGTTGGAGACCGCATCCAGTTCACCGCGCCCAATAGCGAATTGAAGATAGCGAACCGCGAGCTGGGGACGGTGAAAGACATTACGTCGCATGGCGCCATGAGGATCAGGTTGGATAGCGGGCGCAGAATGACCTTCGATCCTGCACAGGATCCGCATCTGGATCATGGCTACGCTGTCACGAGCCATTCCAGCCAAGGGCAGACTGCCGACCGAGTGCTCATCCACGTGGACACCGATCTTGCCGCCAAGGACATGCTCAACAGTCGCATGGCCTATGTCTCTGTTTCGCGTGGGCAGTGGGATGCCCAGATTTTTACGAATGACCGAGGAACACTCGGGAACGCGCTTAGCCATGACGTTTCGCACGAGAGCGCACATCAACCACAGCAGACGATTACACCGGTATCGCGGGATATAGGCCGGACGCATCAGATGGAGCACGATTTTGGTGCGGGCATCGGCATGGGCTTTTGA